Proteins co-encoded in one Arachis hypogaea cultivar Tifrunner chromosome 13, arahy.Tifrunner.gnm2.J5K5, whole genome shotgun sequence genomic window:
- the LOC112736448 gene encoding serine carboxypeptidase-like 48 isoform X2: protein MASPSPTLTKIISHPFFFFLFFFSCSTILSYAIRTSSSPSSSINSNDLHHLSRAERLIRSLNLFPTKPVNIIGGGGSGDDDVFVPGKIVEKNFSFLSLSNSDHPSIHDLGHHAGYYSLVHTKAARMFYFFFESRNNKDDPVVIWLTGGPGCSSELALFYENGPFTITRNYLSLLWNDYGWDKASNILFVDQPTGTGFSYSSDDSDIRHDENGVSNDLYDFLQAFFKEHSEFVNNDFYITGESYAGHYIPAFASRVHQGNKNQEGIHINLKYYDIRKKCYGEMCYDFSDMERFLREGKVREALGVGKLEFVSCSRRVYDAMNGDWMKNLEVDIPNLLEDGIRLLVYAGEKDLICNWLGNSRWVHAMKWSGQEQFRASPTIQFVVNGSHAGSLKSYGPLAFLKVNEAGHMVPMDQPEAALEMITRWMKGILTVTTQTHYASHN from the exons ATGGCATCACCATCACCAACCCTCACCAAAATAATCTCTCacccatttttcttctttctcttcttcttttcatgTTCTACTATTCTATCCTATGCAATAAGAACTtcttcatcaccatcatcatccatCAATAGTAATGATCTTCATCATCTCTCTCGAGCAGAGAGGCTCATAAGAAGCCTTAATCTGTTTCCAACAAAGCCAGTTAACATCATAGGAGGAGGAGGAAGTGGTGACGACGATGTGTTCGTGCCTGGAAAGATTGTTGAGAAGAACTTCtcatttctttctctttctaattCTGATCATCCTTCTATTCATGATCTTGGTCACCATGCTGGATATTATTCTCTTGTTCACACCAAAGCTGCAAg gatgttctattttttctttgaatCTCGGAACAATAAGGATGACCCAGTTGTGATATGGTTGACTGGAGGACCAGGGTGTAGCAGTGAACTTGCATTGTTCTATGAAAATGGTCCGTTCACAATTACTCGTAACTACCTCTCACTTCTATGGAATGATTATGGTTGGGACAAG GCATCAAATATTCTATTTGTTGACCAACCCACTGGGACAGGTTTTAGTTACAGTTCTGATGACTCTGACATTCGCCATGATGAGAATGGTGTTAGCAATGATTTGTACGATTTCTTGCAG GCATTTTTCAAAGAGCACTCGGAGTTTGTGAATAATGATTTCTATATCACTGGAGAATCATATGCTGGACATTACATTCCAGCTTTTGCATCTCGAGTTCATCAAGGAAACAAAAATCAGGAAGGAATTCATATAAATTTAAAg TACTATGACATCCGAAAAAAATGCTACGGGGAAATGTGCTATGATTTTTCGGACATGGAGAGATTTTTGAGAGAAGGAAAAGTGAGGGAAGCTTTAGGTGTTGGGAAGTTGGAGTTTGTTTCATGTAGTAGGAGAGTGTATGATGCTATGAATGGGGATTGGATGAAGAATTTGGAAGTTGATATTCCAAATCTTCTTGAAGATGGTATTAGATTGCTTGTGTATGCTGGTGAAAAAGATCTCATTTGCAATTGGCTTG GGAATTCAAGGTGGGTTCATGCCATGAAATGGTCAGGTCAAGAACAATTTAGAGCATCTCCTACAATCCAATTTGTGGTCAACGGTTCACATGCCGGTTCACTAAAAAGCTATGGCCCACTTGCTTTCCTTAAG GTAAATGAAGCAGGGCACATGGTGCCAATGGATCAACCAGAAGCTGCACTTGAAATGATCACAAGATGGATGAAAGGGATATTAACTGTCACAACCCAAACTCACTATGCctcacataattaa
- the LOC112736448 gene encoding serine carboxypeptidase-like isoform X1, whose translation MASPSPTLTKIISHPFFFFLFFFSCSTILSYAIRTSSSPSSSINSNDLHHLSRAERLIRSLNLFPTKPVNIIGGGGSGDDDVFVPGKIVEKNFSFLSLSNSDHPSIHDLGHHAGYYSLVHTKAARMFYFFFESRNNKDDPVVIWLTGGPGCSSELALFYENGPFTITRNYLSLLWNDYGWDKASNILFVDQPTGTGFSYSSDDSDIRHDENGVSNDLYDFLQAFFKEHSEFVNNDFYITGESYAGHYIPAFASRVHQGNKNQEGIHINLKGIAIGNGLTNPGIQYRAYTDYALHNKLITKDDHQTINKLVPPCEQAIQTCAKEGEKACVTAKGKCESIFDSILSITGNINYYDIRKKCYGEMCYDFSDMERFLREGKVREALGVGKLEFVSCSRRVYDAMNGDWMKNLEVDIPNLLEDGIRLLVYAGEKDLICNWLGNSRWVHAMKWSGQEQFRASPTIQFVVNGSHAGSLKSYGPLAFLKVNEAGHMVPMDQPEAALEMITRWMKGILTVTTQTHYASHN comes from the exons ATGGCATCACCATCACCAACCCTCACCAAAATAATCTCTCacccatttttcttctttctcttcttcttttcatgTTCTACTATTCTATCCTATGCAATAAGAACTtcttcatcaccatcatcatccatCAATAGTAATGATCTTCATCATCTCTCTCGAGCAGAGAGGCTCATAAGAAGCCTTAATCTGTTTCCAACAAAGCCAGTTAACATCATAGGAGGAGGAGGAAGTGGTGACGACGATGTGTTCGTGCCTGGAAAGATTGTTGAGAAGAACTTCtcatttctttctctttctaattCTGATCATCCTTCTATTCATGATCTTGGTCACCATGCTGGATATTATTCTCTTGTTCACACCAAAGCTGCAAg gatgttctattttttctttgaatCTCGGAACAATAAGGATGACCCAGTTGTGATATGGTTGACTGGAGGACCAGGGTGTAGCAGTGAACTTGCATTGTTCTATGAAAATGGTCCGTTCACAATTACTCGTAACTACCTCTCACTTCTATGGAATGATTATGGTTGGGACAAG GCATCAAATATTCTATTTGTTGACCAACCCACTGGGACAGGTTTTAGTTACAGTTCTGATGACTCTGACATTCGCCATGATGAGAATGGTGTTAGCAATGATTTGTACGATTTCTTGCAG GCATTTTTCAAAGAGCACTCGGAGTTTGTGAATAATGATTTCTATATCACTGGAGAATCATATGCTGGACATTACATTCCAGCTTTTGCATCTCGAGTTCATCAAGGAAACAAAAATCAGGAAGGAATTCATATAAATTTAAAg GGTATTGCTATTGGTAATGGATTAACTAATCCTGGAATCCAATACAGAGCATACACTGATTATGCATTACACAATAAATTAATTACAAAAGATGATCATCAAACTATCAATAAGTTGGTCCCACCGTGTGAACAAGCCATTCAAACTTGCg CCAAGGAAGGTGAAAAAGCCTGTGTAACAGCCAAGGGTAAATGTGAAAGTATATTTGATAGCATCTTATCAATTACCGGAAATATTAAC TACTATGACATCCGAAAAAAATGCTACGGGGAAATGTGCTATGATTTTTCGGACATGGAGAGATTTTTGAGAGAAGGAAAAGTGAGGGAAGCTTTAGGTGTTGGGAAGTTGGAGTTTGTTTCATGTAGTAGGAGAGTGTATGATGCTATGAATGGGGATTGGATGAAGAATTTGGAAGTTGATATTCCAAATCTTCTTGAAGATGGTATTAGATTGCTTGTGTATGCTGGTGAAAAAGATCTCATTTGCAATTGGCTTG GGAATTCAAGGTGGGTTCATGCCATGAAATGGTCAGGTCAAGAACAATTTAGAGCATCTCCTACAATCCAATTTGTGGTCAACGGTTCACATGCCGGTTCACTAAAAAGCTATGGCCCACTTGCTTTCCTTAAG GTAAATGAAGCAGGGCACATGGTGCCAATGGATCAACCAGAAGCTGCACTTGAAATGATCACAAGATGGATGAAAGGGATATTAACTGTCACAACCCAAACTCACTATGCctcacataattaa